Genomic DNA from Bifidobacterium sp. ESL0769:
AGCCAAGAAGCGCAATATCCCCGTGGCCATCGACATGAACTATCGTCCGACCGTCCACAAGTCGCCTCAAAAACTGATCGACGCCTTGAATGAGGAAATGAGCAACATATCGATTCTCAAGGGTTCCGTTGAAGATTTCGATGTCGTGTTCGGCACCCGCGATTTGGAAGCCGTGTCCCGCCTGGTCAATCCCAAGGGTGTGCGTCTGTTGATCATGACGGAAGATGCCAGAGGCGCTTCCTGGGCATGGGATGGCGAGGAACACGGCATCAACGGATTCCGCACCAACCTTATCGACACCACCGGCGCAGGTGACTGCTTCATGGGTGCGTTCCTTTACACGCTCCTGCATCATTGCGATCTGTGCGACCTGAAGAAGGACGAGCTCAACGAGATGGTCCGTTTCGCCAACGCCGCCGCATCGCTGTGCGTGGAAGGATACGGCGCCGTCGAAGCGATGCCGTACCCGGCCGAGGTCGAGGAACGCAACGAGAGCCAGACGATCGACGAGAGGAGCGAGTGAGATGAAAAGCATAAAACAGATGCATTGGTGGACTTTGGTCACCGACCGTGAGCAGTGGACGCTGAAGCCTTATTCGTTGTTGCGCAGAATCCTTATCAATCTTGTCGGTGTTGTCATCGTCTCCATCGGCATCGGCGTCTGCAATGTCGGCTTCGTGGGCGTCGACCCGTATGCGGCGTTTTTGATGTCGCTTTCCCATCTTACGGGCATCGCCTACACGTGGATGGTGCCTCTGGTGAACACGATTCTGTTCATACTGATCGTGATTCCTTTCGACCGTTCGATCTTCGGCTTCGGCATGATCACCAATATGACGCTCGTCGGGTTCTTTACCGATACGTTCACCACGATCTACCATCACTTCTACAATCCGACGTTCTCTTGGTGGATTCTCGCGATCCATCTGGTTATCGGCCTGTTCTTCTTCTGTCTCGGCGTCTCTCTGCAGATTCGTCCGAACCTCGGCGCCTGCCCGTATGACGGCATCGCTCCGAGCCTGCACCGTCACTTCCCGAAGATTAGCTACCGCGTGTTCCGCACTTGCCAGGACATCATCACGATCATCATCGCCGGTATCCTGATCAAGTTCAACCTCGGCATCGGCATCCTCGGCGTCGGCACGATCATCATGGGCTTCTTCATCGGCACCAGTGTGGACTGGTTCAGCAAGCATGTCACCGAAAAGCTCCTTGGGGTCCGTGGTGAGAACAACGAGCCCATCAAGAAGGCCGCCCTCGCACAGTAAAGCTTCTTTACTTGCTATGGCTTTATCGGCCTAAAGAGGAGATAAAGCCATAGCGACATTGGTTATATGACGATTGAAAAGGAGGTCATCATGACCAGCACAATGATGAAAACCAAGGGCAAAATAGGTTTGCTTGCCCCTAAGCGCACGGAGATTCTCAACGACGAGATACGTTCAGTCAAACCGAGAATCGACGTCGAACGTGCCGGAATCGTTACCGAAAGCTATGAGAAGACCGTCGGATTGCCACAAGTGCTTCGCCGCGCATATGCGTTGAAGGATCTGCTGATGAAGAAGACGATTTTCATCGGCGATAACGAACTGATTGTAGGTAACCACGGTTCCACACTTCGTTCTGCACCCATCTATCCTGAATTCGGCAGCCTTTCGCGCGAAGAGCTCGAGAAGATGCCGGTTCGCCAGGTCGATACCCTACAGATTTCGCCCAAGGAAATCGATTATCTGGTCGATGACATCTTCCCGAAGTGGGAAGGCTATTCCACGAGCTCCTTGGCCCGTAACCTTTTGCCTTCGCAGATCACCGATATTCTAGACTCGCCGTACCGTCCCTTTGATCCTCTAAGCAGGGCTTCGTCTGGTTACGGACATTATCAGCCCAACATCAAGCGGATCATCAACGAAGGCTTCGAGGGTTCAGAGCGTCTTGCGGCCAAGAAACTCGCGGAGCTTGATCCGACGGATCTGGAATATTCCGACAAACGTGCGTTCTACATGGCTGTTCAGGTCGTTGTGGACGGCGTACGAGTCTTCCAGCAGCGCTTCTCGGACTTGGCGACTGGTATGGCCAACGAGACCGACGACCCGGAACGTGCCAAAGAGCTGAGACTCATCGCCAGCAACTGCGCTCAGGTGCCGTATCGTCCGGCGCGCAATTTCTTCGAGGCGGCGCAATCCTATTGGTTCACGCTGCTCATCGATTACTGCGCCCAGAACGGCGGCGCGATTTCCGGTGGGCGTTTCGATCAGTACATGTACCCCTTCTATGTCAAGGATCTCAAGGACGGAACCTTCACCAAGGACGAGATTTCGACCATCATCCAGGCGTTGTGGGTCAAGCACATGGACCTGATCAAGGCCAAGTCCTATTCGTCGGCACGCAACAACGGCGGCTTCGCCACCACCATCGGCATCACCCTCGGCGGTGTCGACAAGGATGGCAACGACGCAGTCAATGATTTGTCGTATCTGTGCCTGGATGCAGAAGAGGCCGTGTTTAATTCCGAGCCGAACGTAGGCATTCGAGTCAGCAAGAAGACCCCGGACGAGTTCGTGAACCGGGTTCTCCGGATTCTTGGCCATAAGGAGGGAGGCAAGGACCCGTTCTTCAACGATGAACGGATCATCCCTGCTCTGATGCGCGAACATGGCATGAGCCTCGAAGAGGCACGTGACTGGTCGTTGGTCGGCTGCGTGGAACCGACCGGCCAAGGTAACACCATGGCACGCACCAACAGCTGCTACTTCAACCTTGCCAAGTGCCTCGAACTGGCGATCAACGACGGCAAATGCCCGATATCCGGCCAGCAACTCGGACCCCATACTGGCCATTTCGCCGATATGAACACCTTCGACGACGTCAAGAAGGCCTACAGCGAGCAGGTCGACTACTTCGTTTCGCTGATGGTCTGCTCGCTTAACACGATGGCGACGCTTCATAAGCGCCAGACTCCGCACATCTATTCTTCGATTCTAATCGACGGATGCCTTGAATCCGGCCATGACTGCACTGATTGCGGTGCTCTCTACGATGCCACAGGCGTCAACGGCGTGGGTCTTTCGGATGTGGCGGATTCGCTGCTGGTCATGAAGCAGCTGGTATTCGACGAGTCGAAGATGAGCCGTGAGGAACTTGTCAAGTCTCTTGAGACCGACTTCTCCGACAAGGTGATCCAACAGCGTTGCCTAAACGTTCCGAAGTACGGCAACGACAACGACGAGGCCGATGAGATGGTCGCGTACGTGGCCAAGCAGTACTCCGATTCTGTGCGTCGTTTCAAGAGCCCGGGCGGCGGCCATTATATTCCCGGCCTGTTCTGCCTTTCCTCGAACACGCCGCTCGGCCGTCAAGTCGGTGCGCTTCCCAGTGGTCGTAAGGCTTTGACACCGTTGGCCGACGGTGGCATCTCGCCCAAGCAAGGTGAAGATGTCGAAGGGCCGACAGCCGAGATGAAGTCCGTGGCGAGCTGGGACCAGACGCAGGCGCTCAACGGCGTATGCCTTAACATCAAGTTCGTCCCGGCTCTGATTCGCAATGCGACGGATCGCCAGAAGGTCGTCGATCTGATTCGCGGTTACTTCGATATCGGCGGTGTCCATATCCAGCTCAACGTGTTGTCTTCCGAGACGCTCATCAACGCGCAGAAGCACCCTGAGAACTACCGTGGTTTGGTGGTTCGCGTGGCCGGATATTCGGCGTTCTTCGTGGAGTTGGATCGTGACATCCAAAACGAGATCATCTCGCGAACCGTCAATGAAAGCATCTGAGAGGTAAGAAATTGGCAACGGACCATCCGTCCATGGGACGAGTATTCAATATCCAGCGGTTCTCGATTCACGACGGACCGGGCATACGCACCGTGGTGTTCCTGAAGGGTTGCTCCTACTCGTGCACCTGGTGTGCCAACCCGGAAGGCATCAAGTCGTATCGTCAGGTGATGTTCTCGTCGAAGAAATGCATCGAATGCGGTCTTTGCGTTGAAGCGGCGCAGAACGGTGAAGTCGAGATGCAGAATGGAAAATTGGTGCTGCACCGTGAACGGATACGTCCGTCGCAACTCGAATGGGTAAAGGCGTGCCCTACAGGGGCTTTGAAGATCGTCGGCGATATGCAGAGCGCCGAGGAAGTCACCGA
This window encodes:
- a CDS encoding pyruvate formate lyase family protein; this translates as MTSTMMKTKGKIGLLAPKRTEILNDEIRSVKPRIDVERAGIVTESYEKTVGLPQVLRRAYALKDLLMKKTIFIGDNELIVGNHGSTLRSAPIYPEFGSLSREELEKMPVRQVDTLQISPKEIDYLVDDIFPKWEGYSTSSLARNLLPSQITDILDSPYRPFDPLSRASSGYGHYQPNIKRIINEGFEGSERLAAKKLAELDPTDLEYSDKRAFYMAVQVVVDGVRVFQQRFSDLATGMANETDDPERAKELRLIASNCAQVPYRPARNFFEAAQSYWFTLLIDYCAQNGGAISGGRFDQYMYPFYVKDLKDGTFTKDEISTIIQALWVKHMDLIKAKSYSSARNNGGFATTIGITLGGVDKDGNDAVNDLSYLCLDAEEAVFNSEPNVGIRVSKKTPDEFVNRVLRILGHKEGGKDPFFNDERIIPALMREHGMSLEEARDWSLVGCVEPTGQGNTMARTNSCYFNLAKCLELAINDGKCPISGQQLGPHTGHFADMNTFDDVKKAYSEQVDYFVSLMVCSLNTMATLHKRQTPHIYSSILIDGCLESGHDCTDCGALYDATGVNGVGLSDVADSLLVMKQLVFDESKMSREELVKSLETDFSDKVIQQRCLNVPKYGNDNDEADEMVAYVAKQYSDSVRRFKSPGGGHYIPGLFCLSSNTPLGRQVGALPSGRKALTPLADGGISPKQGEDVEGPTAEMKSVASWDQTQALNGVCLNIKFVPALIRNATDRQKVVDLIRGYFDIGGVHIQLNVLSSETLINAQKHPENYRGLVVRVAGYSAFFVELDRDIQNEIISRTVNESI
- a CDS encoding carbohydrate kinase translates to MENNSEERKDLVSFGDINADYTPIFRRGFSKQRCYEMNLGGTASNVAVAAARLGANTSFVGKVGDDFMGRFLRRELQSNGVDCSSLLTDSDLFTSHVFVSLFNGERSFSFAVDGSASLNVNMDELDLDKVLNTRMLYVAGVSFVDAPLGRTAHVLLSEAKKRNIPVAIDMNYRPTVHKSPQKLIDALNEEMSNISILKGSVEDFDVVFGTRDLEAVSRLVNPKGVRLLIMTEDARGASWAWDGEEHGINGFRTNLIDTTGAGDCFMGAFLYTLLHHCDLCDLKKDELNEMVRFANAAASLCVEGYGAVEAMPYPAEVEERNESQTIDERSE